The following proteins come from a genomic window of Musa acuminata AAA Group cultivar baxijiao chromosome BXJ1-7, Cavendish_Baxijiao_AAA, whole genome shotgun sequence:
- the LOC103992332 gene encoding subtilisin-like protease SBT1.5 translates to MERKLLQFACPPFIFFLLLLIPSISAVEHLQTYIVRVDADAKPSIFPTHAHWYETAVLAAAASSDGSAAWTPGGPLIHTYSSLFHGFSARLSPSAAASLASSPGVLAVLPELIRHPDTTRSPEFLGLLSSDRTGLLAESDYGSELVIAVVDTGITPAHRSFSDRGLGPAPARWRGECVSGPGFPASSCNRKLIGARYFSGGYEATSGRMNESAELRSPRDTDGHGTHTASIAAGRYVFPASTLGYARGVAAGMAPKARLAAYKVCWAAGCFDSDILAAFDAAVADGVDVVSLSVGGVVVPYYLDAIAVGAFAAAEAGIFVSASAGNGGPGGLTVTNVAPWVATVGAGSMDRDFPADVKLGNGRVLPGVSVYGGPALTAGRLYPLVYAGAAQGAGDGYSSSLCLEGSLNLDAVKDKIILCDRGVNSRAAKGEVVRKAGAVGMILANGVFDGEGLVADCHVLPATAVGAVAGDEIRKYIAAATPKSPATATILFRGTRLGVRPAPVVASFSARGPNPQAPEILKPDIIAPGLNIIAAWPDNVGPASIPSDQRRTEFNILSGTSMACPHVSGLAALLKAAHPDWSPAAIKSALMTTAYVKDNRGTTMLDESTGNSSDVFDFGSGHVNPQRAMDPGLVYDLTPTDYVNFLCNLNYTQQNIKAITRRAADCRGARKAGHAGNLNYPSFSAVFVEDGTKRRMSTHFIRTVRNVGNGAAVYRATVRAPEGSTVTVEPTELAFRRAGQKLSFLVRVKAATAEKLAPGSSSVRSGALTWSDGRHSANSPIVVTVQAPLS, encoded by the coding sequence ATGGAGAGGAAACTCCTCCAGTTTGCGTGCCCACCattcatcttcttccttctccttctcatcCCCTCGATCTCCGCCGTCGAACACCTTCAGACGTACATCGTGCGGGTGGACGCCGACGCTAAGCCCTCCATCTTCCCCACCCACGCCCACTGGTACGAGACCGCCGtcctcgccgccgctgcttcctccgATGGCAGCGCCGCCTGGACTCCCGGTGGCCCGCTGATCCACACCTACTCGTCCCTCTTCCATGGCTTCTCCGCCCGCCTGTCCCCATCGGCTGCCGCCTCCCTCGCTTCCTCTCCTGGCGTCCTCGCTGTCCTCCCCGAGCTCATCCGCCACCCGGATACCACGCGGTCCCCCGAGTTCCTCGGCCTCCTCTCCTCCGACCGCACCGGGCTCCTGGCCGAGTCCGACTACGGTTCCGAGCTCGTAATCGCCGTCGTCGACACCGGCATCACCCCCGCCCACCGCAGCTTCTCCGACCGTGGCCTTGGCCCCGCCCCCGCTCGCTGGCGCGGCGAGTGCGTCTCGGGGCCGGGATTCCCGGCCTCTTCCTGCAATCGCAAGCTCATCGGCGCGCGTTACTTCTCCGGCGGATACGAGGCCACCTCAGGCCGCATGAACGAGTCCGCTGAGCTCCGGTCCCCGCGGGACACTGATGGCCACGGCACCCACACCGCCTCCATCGCCGCGGGGCGCTACGTCTTTCCCGCCTCCACCCTCGGCTATGCCCGCGGCGTCGCTGCCGGCATGGCACCCAAGGCCCGCCTCGCGGCATACAAGGTCTGCTGGGCCGCTGGCTGCTTCGACTCCGACATCCTTGCCGCCTTCGATGCCGCCGTCGCCGACGGCGTCGACGTTGTCTCCCTCAGCGTCGGGGGCGTAGTCGTTCCCTACTACCTCGACGCTATCGCCGTCGGGGCCTTCGCTGCCGCCGAGGCTGGCATCTTTGTCTCGGCCTCCGCTGGCAACGGCGGTCCCGGCGGACTTACCGTCACCAACGTCGCCCCATGGGTCGCCACCGTCGGGGCTGGGTCCATGGACCGCGACTTTCCTGCTGACGTCAAGCTCGGCAACGGCCGTGTCCTTCCAGGCGTCAGCGTCTACGGCGGCCCCGCCCTCACCGCCGGCCGCCTCTACCCATTGGTGTACGCGGGCGCCGCCCAGGGCGCAGGTGACGGCTATTCCTCCTCGCTCTGCCTCGAGGGTTCCCTCAACCTGGACGCCGTGAAAGACAAGATCATCCTCTGCGATCGCGGCGTCAACTCCCGCGCCGCCAAAGGCGAGGTCGTTCGCAAGGCCGGCGCCGTCGGGATGATCTTAGCCAATGGAGTGTTCGACGGGGAGGGCCTCGTTGCCGACTGCCACGTCCTGCCCGCCACCGCCGTCGGCGCCGTCGCGGGCGACGAGATCCGCAAGTACATTGCCGCCGCGACACCCAAGTCTCCAGCCACCGCCACCATCCTCTTCCGCGGCACCCGTCTCGGGGTCCGCCCCGCGCCAGTGGTCGCGTCGTTCTCCGCCCGCGGGCCAAATCCCCAAGCGCCGGAGATCCTTAAGCCAGACATCATAGCCCCGGGGCTGAACATAATCGCGGCCTGGCCTGACAACGTCGGGCCCGCTAGTATTCCATCCGATCAACGGAGGACAGAGTTCAACATCCTCTCGGGAACGTCGATGGCATGCCCTCACGTGTCCGGCCTCGCTGCACTCCTCAAGGCGGCGCATCCGGACTGGTCTCCGGCGGCCATCAAGTCGGCGCTGATGACCACAGCCTACGTCAAGGACAACAGGGGAACAACAATGCTTGACGAGTCCACCGGCAATTCCTCAGACGTGTTCGACTTCGGGTCCGGCCATGTCAACCCGCAGCGGGCGATGGACCCTGGGCTCGTCTACGATCTCACGCCGACCGACTACGTGAATTTCCTGTGCAACCTGAACTACACGCAGCAGAACATCAAGGCGATCACCCGGCGGGCGGCGGATTGCCGGGGAGCGAGGAAGGCTGGGCACGCCGGGAACTTGAACTACCCGTCGTTCTCGGCCGTGTTCGTGGAGGACGGGACGAAGCGGAGGATGTCGACGCACTTCATTCGGACGGTGAGGAACGTAGGCAACGGTGCGGCGGTGTACAGGGCGACGGTGCGGGCGCCAGAGGGGAGCACGGTGACGGTGGAGCCGACAGAGTTGGCGTTCCGGAGGGCAGGGCAGAAGCTGAGCTTTTTGGTGAGGGTGAAGGCGGCCACGGCGGAGAAGCTGGCGCCGGGGAGCTCCAGCGTGAGGAGTGGAGCATTGACATGGAGCGACGGGAGGCATTCTGCGAACAGCCCCATAGTGGTCACAGTTCAGGCGCCATTGTCATGA